AATTGCAGGAAGACTTCCAGGAAGAACAGCCAATGATATCAAGAATCACTGGAACACTTATTTAAGCAAAAAGATTATCACCACAGAGAAGTCATGGAACCCTAAAACTATAGCTAAAGGTACCACCAGTGTAAAGCCAAGGGAGAAAAAAGGAGAATTTGAGATCATCAAGCCACAACCTCGGACTATTCCAATGACTTGGAGCTGGTCGAAGGATCAACCAGAAAAAGGAGAATTTAAGATCATCAAGCCACAACCTTGGACTATTCCAGTGAATTGGAGGTGGTTGAAGGATCAACCAGTGCACCGAGGACATTTTCAAGACAAGTCTGGAATTAATATTGCAGACCCACTACGGTCATCAGTGAACAATAATGTCACAAGGGAAGAGAGTGCAACAATCATCCCTGAGAAGCTTGATGATGTCTTCTTAGGCATTGATGATATGACAGTTGGGGAAATGCAGAACAACTTTGAGGTTGGGAATACTGGAGGAAATGGAGATGAACAGTTCTTTCTGCAAGAAGATGCAGGATGGGCTGCCTTTCTTCTGGATTTGAATCTCTAGAACATTTTACTAATTTTATgttgttttctaattattaatcTTGCAATGAATAAGCATGATCTTGTGGGCCCCAGCCTTGTTTCCATTCATTTGTAAAGACCTTTCAAGCCGGGATTCTTGACCTCGTTCCATGCAAACCTTGAAAAACCGAGAGAAGCTTGTTCACATTATTTGGTAGCCATCTAGTTCTCACTTTCTCTCTCCTAGAAACCTTAAAAAGGCTGAGATGGAGCTCATTGAGCTTTCTTCTACTCTCTCTCTATCTCACCATCAAAGGTTGAAGCTTTTGGTCTCTTCATGATGACACTAGTTTGCTTAGTGTTTTTCGCCAAAAAGCAAGATCCTTCCAGAGCCACAAAGCATCTACTCATGCCAACCCAATCATGCGTGGCTCTTCACATGTCCCTGAGTCCATGGTTCAGGAGCTCAAAGGAGACtccttttgtgtttttatttttttggcaatcGGTTGGGGATGTGGCTGATGAGAAGTTGGAGTTTAACAAGATGTTCAATGATGGTATGACTAGTGATTCGGTGCttgttgatgatgttgtcaTTGTGACTTTCAGGACGTGTTTTATGGGTTGAAGTCATTCGTTAAAGTTGGTGGAGGGACTAGAACTATGGCAAGAGCTATAGCTCATGTTTTTCCTTGTGATTTAAGTACACTATTCTTGATCTGCCTCATGAGATTAATACTGTGAAGGAAGCCATTAGTCTTGTTGAGTATGTTGGTGGTGTTAGGTTTGTCTCTGCTCCTCTTGCTAACACCACTCTCTTGTTGGATAACTTCTAATACCCCAACATATAGCATGTCAAAGCCATTCTCACAGCACCACAAGAAGTTGCTTTAGTGTCGACTGGAGTCTTAGAAGTTGAAGGATTCTCTTTTAGGTAAGTAATCCCCGAGAACTCATGTTTTCATTATTGgaagaatttctttttcttgccaaaaattattatctattatttttattatgatatccCTCGCTTATTgttattaatcataaaaattatttattgtcgAATaggtattttcatgtattttcgaTTTGTGGCCTTAATTAGCTATAAACTTagtatttatgttttggtttgttATTTTTAGAATGACTACTACTTATCTTGAAATGTTAACGCAtcatatatattagaatatttggttgtaacTCAGCTcctttatttatctatttgttcGGATAATGATGGGGTTACGATCATATTATGGTATGAGGATAAGATCAAAGCTCTTGAGTTAATATATAGTCGatgcttttatgttttaaagaGTGTATGctaattattgataatattgAGACGATGTACAGTTCTATGGGCATATATGTGTTTAGAGAAAATGTTAATGGGGAGTGAATGTTAGATGTGAATACATCAAGagaaatgttgtactataacTCCGAGGCAAGGTTGAGTCTTGAATGATGTGTTTTAACTTACCTGCCTAGTTTGGAGATCATAGCTTTTCCTTGATGGTATCCTCAATAAAATTGTGAGGTTGGcactttgtaaataaattaaatgatttggtGGTTAGGAGTCAATATTTCAAGGTTTATTGGGCTGGATTAGTACAAATTAGATACTTTGACATTCTATGCTCATGCATGAAATTGCTAGAATGAATTTTTAAGTTATGATAATGAGTTGAATGGGAATTGGGGCCTAAATTCGAAGGTCATAGAAGCACAATTTTCAGAtggttaaaatttaaaagttgtaatggtttgtttgatttatcTACCGcccaaatttaatatttattggatATGTATTCTGTAAGATATGATCAATTCTAGTTAACATGTCTTGGAGGTATTACTGTGTAGACATGCAGATTTAGAGGCCAGTTTCCGGatttaatatgtaaaattaGGCAAAGTGTTCAGAATAGAAAATATTCCTTATTACCATGACCTTCAATTTGCAAAATTTCATGTTTATTGGATTTATAGATTATGAGTTATGACCCATTAAAAAGACTTGCACATGATGACATCTATATGCAGAATCTTCAGATTTAACATGATCTTTCTCATTCTCGGAGACTAAAATTGGGTCAAGTATTAAACAAGGAAAAGGTTCAGAATTTTCCTAAGTTACTTACTacaaaatatctttgcatttgatgTTAAATTCTGGGAGTTATGCATTTTGGAATGAGACATATTAGAAGTATTGTTATGCAGAGCTTGTGAGATATAAATGTGCATAGTGATTAGTTTTTAGTAATGATTTGGGaaattacttatttaattttgtaagtaaTTTTACGTATTttcgag
This region of Dioscorea cayenensis subsp. rotundata cultivar TDr96_F1 unplaced genomic scaffold, TDr96_F1_v2_PseudoChromosome.rev07_lg8_w22 25.fasta BLBR01001273.1, whole genome shotgun sequence genomic DNA includes:
- the LOC120256040 gene encoding transcription factor MYB1-like, yielding MPDDSIEYQNTSTTVVQVLDKMEKSRAKDGKISALRKGAWSEEEDSRLRRCMEKYGAIKWCDVPSKAGLTRCRKSCRLRWLNYLSPSIKRGRFEDDEEDLLIRLHKLLGNRWSLIAGRLPGRTANDIKNHWNTYLSKKIITTEKSWNPKTIAKGTTSVKPREKKGEFEIIKPQPRTIPMTWSWSKDQPEKGEFKIIKPQPWTIPVNWRWLKDQPVHRGHFQDKSGINIADPLRSSVNNNVTREESATIIPEKLDDVFLGIDDMTVGEMQNNFEVGNTGGNGDEQFFLQEDAGWAAFLLDLNL